From Mucilaginibacter rubeus, a single genomic window includes:
- the gltX gene encoding glutamate--tRNA ligase, with protein MTDKKVRVRFAPSPTGGLHLGGVRTVLFNYLFAKKHGGDFVLRIEDTDQTRYVEGAEEYILDCLKWCGLHPDESPVAGGPYAPYRQSERKVLYREYAERLVMEGHAYYAFDTAEELDKNRKEVPNFQYGLAYRHTLRNSLSLPQHEVDELLAAGTPHVIRIKMPEGETVNFNDMIRGHVSFETSQVDDKVLLKADGMPTYHLAVVVDDYLMKITHAFRGEEWLPSAPVHLLLWEYLGWKADMPQWAHLPLILKPDGHGKLSKRDGARLGFPVYAMNWFDAKSGELTQGFRELGFLPEAFLNLLATLGWNDGTEQEIFTLDELIEKFSIERVNKSGAKFDFEKAKWFNAEWIKKLAVGDLQLAVKKVFADKGVAVNDDEYLAKVVGLIKDRCVLLPDFYQQAGFFFEQPAAYDLNAVKPKWTDTKTEFYREFIALLNNESTIDAHELEAKFKALSEQKGLKVGDVMLPFRIMLVGGKFGPHVFDIVALLGKEETISRIEKALVAFTA; from the coding sequence ATGACCGATAAAAAAGTAAGAGTCCGTTTTGCGCCGAGCCCGACCGGTGGTTTACACCTTGGTGGTGTGCGCACCGTATTGTTCAACTATTTATTCGCCAAAAAACATGGCGGCGATTTTGTTTTACGAATTGAGGATACCGACCAAACCCGTTATGTGGAAGGTGCGGAAGAATATATTTTAGACTGCCTTAAATGGTGCGGTCTGCACCCGGATGAAAGCCCGGTTGCCGGAGGCCCGTATGCGCCATACCGCCAAAGCGAGCGTAAAGTGCTTTACCGCGAATATGCCGAACGCCTGGTGATGGAAGGCCATGCTTATTATGCCTTTGATACTGCCGAAGAGCTGGACAAGAACCGTAAGGAAGTTCCCAATTTTCAGTACGGCTTAGCTTATCGTCATACTTTAAGAAACTCGCTTTCATTACCTCAACACGAGGTTGATGAACTGCTTGCTGCCGGAACACCGCACGTGATCCGCATTAAAATGCCGGAGGGCGAAACCGTTAATTTTAACGACATGATCCGCGGCCACGTGAGCTTTGAAACCAGCCAGGTTGATGATAAAGTATTGTTAAAAGCCGATGGTATGCCTACTTACCATTTGGCTGTTGTGGTTGATGATTACCTGATGAAGATCACTCACGCTTTCCGCGGGGAGGAATGGTTGCCATCTGCCCCGGTTCATTTGCTGTTATGGGAGTATTTGGGCTGGAAAGCTGATATGCCGCAGTGGGCACATTTACCGCTGATATTAAAACCAGACGGGCACGGCAAACTGAGCAAGCGCGATGGCGCACGGTTGGGCTTCCCGGTTTATGCTATGAACTGGTTTGATGCAAAATCGGGCGAATTAACACAGGGTTTCCGCGAGTTGGGCTTTTTGCCTGAAGCGTTCCTGAACCTGCTGGCTACTTTAGGCTGGAACGACGGTACCGAGCAGGAAATTTTTACGCTCGACGAACTGATTGAAAAATTCTCGATAGAGCGTGTTAATAAATCAGGTGCTAAGTTTGATTTTGAAAAAGCCAAATGGTTCAACGCCGAGTGGATTAAGAAGTTGGCAGTAGGCGATTTGCAGCTGGCAGTTAAGAAAGTGTTTGCTGATAAAGGAGTTGCTGTTAACGACGATGAGTACCTGGCAAAAGTTGTTGGCCTGATCAAAGATCGCTGTGTGCTATTACCTGATTTTTATCAGCAGGCAGGCTTCTTTTTTGAGCAACCGGCGGCGTATGATCTTAACGCGGTAAAACCTAAGTGGACTGATACCAAAACAGAGTTTTATCGTGAGTTCATCGCCCTGTTAAATAATGAATCTACTATCGATGCGCATGAACTGGAGGCTAAGTTCAAAGCACTTAGTGAGCAAAAAGGCTTAAAGGTGGGCGATGTGATGCTGCCATTCCGCATTATGCTGGTAGGCGGTAAGTTTGGCCCGCATGTATTTGATATCGTTGCCCTGCTTGGTAAAGAAGAAACCATCAGCAGGATTGAAAAGGCGCTTGTAGCGTTTACCGCCTGA
- a CDS encoding 2-phosphosulfolactate phosphatase: MKKDLHVCLTPALLPLFNVEDYIVVVIDIFRATSSICYGIENGAEAIIPVSQVEECAAYREKGLDYLLAAERDGSVVDGFDFGNSPFSYTKEKVAGKTIVLTTTNGTHALHLSRSAKKIVIGSFLNLNALSNWLNTQNENILLVCAGWKNNFNLEDTLFAGAVVDQLKDKGFVLDDAAIAANDLFQAGKNDINVYLKKTSHGERLKKLGIEKDIEFCLQIDFTTAIPILEGEKLVKLAV; the protein is encoded by the coding sequence ATGAAAAAAGATTTACACGTTTGCCTTACCCCCGCATTGCTGCCACTTTTTAATGTGGAAGATTATATTGTAGTGGTTATTGATATTTTCAGGGCAACATCATCTATATGTTATGGTATTGAAAACGGTGCTGAGGCTATTATACCGGTATCACAAGTTGAGGAGTGTGCCGCGTATAGAGAGAAAGGGCTGGATTACCTTCTTGCCGCCGAGCGCGACGGATCGGTAGTTGATGGGTTTGATTTTGGCAACTCGCCATTTTCGTACACTAAAGAAAAAGTAGCCGGTAAAACAATAGTGCTAACTACCACCAATGGCACACATGCCCTGCATTTATCGCGCAGTGCAAAAAAAATTGTTATCGGTTCGTTCCTGAACCTTAATGCCTTAAGCAACTGGCTTAACACGCAAAACGAAAACATCCTGCTGGTATGTGCCGGCTGGAAAAACAATTTCAACCTGGAAGATACCCTGTTTGCAGGTGCTGTGGTTGACCAGTTAAAAGATAAAGGTTTTGTACTTGACGACGCCGCGATTGCTGCAAACGATCTTTTTCAGGCCGGTAAAAACGATATCAACGTTTATCTCAAGAAAACATCCCACGGCGAACGCCTTAAGAAATTAGGCATCGAAAAAGATATTGAGTTTTGCTTACAGATTGATTTTACTACGGCTATTCCTATTTTAGAAGGGGAGAAGCTGGTGAAATTGGCGGTGTAA
- the gcvT gene encoding glycine cleavage system aminomethyltransferase GcvT, translating to MKNTALTDIHVKTGAKMVPFAGYNMPVQYAGINAEHETVRKAVGVFDVSHMGEFILKGDNALDLIQRVTSNDAAKLYDGKVQYSCLPNETGGIVDDLLVYRIDEKTYMLVVNASNIEKDWDWISKYNTNGVDMKNISDRTSLLAIQGPKAAEALQSLTEVDLVSMEYYTFQKGTFAGIDNVLISATGYTGAGGFEIYFENQYAEQIWDAIFKAGEPFGIKPIGLGARDTLRLEMGFCLYGNDIDDNTSPLEAGLGWVTKFNKEFTNAEALQAQKQAGVSRKLVGFEMIDRGIPRHDYAIVDADGNNIGKVTSGTQSPSLQKAIGMGYVDTAFAKEGTEIYISIRDNKIKAQIVKPPFYK from the coding sequence ATGAAGAATACCGCATTAACCGATATCCACGTAAAAACCGGTGCCAAAATGGTTCCATTTGCCGGTTATAACATGCCAGTTCAATACGCCGGAATTAACGCCGAGCACGAAACCGTACGCAAGGCTGTTGGCGTTTTTGACGTGAGCCACATGGGCGAATTCATTTTAAAAGGCGATAACGCGCTTGACCTGATCCAGCGTGTTACCAGCAACGATGCCGCGAAATTATACGATGGTAAAGTGCAGTATTCATGCCTGCCAAATGAAACCGGCGGTATTGTTGACGACCTGTTGGTTTACCGCATTGACGAGAAAACCTACATGCTGGTTGTTAATGCTTCAAACATTGAAAAAGACTGGGATTGGATCTCTAAATACAACACCAACGGCGTAGATATGAAAAACATATCTGATCGTACCTCGCTATTAGCAATCCAGGGACCAAAGGCAGCCGAAGCTTTACAAAGCCTTACCGAGGTGGATTTGGTGTCGATGGAATATTACACTTTCCAAAAAGGAACTTTTGCAGGTATTGATAACGTATTGATATCAGCTACAGGCTACACCGGAGCTGGTGGCTTCGAGATCTATTTTGAAAACCAATACGCAGAGCAGATTTGGGACGCCATTTTCAAAGCCGGCGAGCCATTCGGTATCAAACCAATTGGTTTAGGCGCACGCGATACCTTACGTTTGGAAATGGGTTTCTGCCTTTACGGTAATGATATTGATGATAACACCTCACCGCTTGAAGCCGGTTTAGGTTGGGTAACCAAATTCAACAAAGAATTCACCAATGCCGAAGCCTTACAGGCTCAAAAACAAGCAGGTGTAAGCCGCAAACTGGTTGGTTTTGAAATGATTGACCGCGGTATTCCACGTCATGATTACGCTATTGTTGATGCCGATGGTAACAATATTGGTAAAGTAACTTCGGGTACGCAGTCGCCATCATTACAAAAAGCTATTGGTATGGGCTATGTAGATACCGCTTTCGCTAAAGAAGGTACCGAAATCTACATCAGCATCAGGGACAATAAAATCAAAGCGCAGATTGTAAAACCTCCGTTTTATAAATAG
- a CDS encoding TlpA family protein disulfide reductase: protein MKKLYLLLCLIIATGCSQAQTPPANSGLPPYHILTTDSVYVTPANLKKNKPVMVIYFSPDCSHCQHLMYDLKPELPKLKDVQIVMITFMPMLKGIQTFQRDFDLAKYHNITIGTEGYTYLVQRFYAVQTTPYIAIYDKYGKLFQSYPKVPKIPVLMETLKKV, encoded by the coding sequence CCACCGGGTGCAGCCAGGCACAAACGCCACCTGCAAACTCGGGCTTACCGCCATATCACATCCTCACTACAGACAGTGTTTACGTTACTCCTGCAAACCTCAAAAAAAACAAGCCGGTAATGGTGATCTATTTTTCGCCTGATTGCAGCCATTGCCAGCACCTGATGTACGATCTTAAACCCGAACTGCCTAAATTAAAAGATGTGCAGATTGTGATGATCACCTTTATGCCTATGCTTAAAGGCATCCAAACTTTTCAGCGCGATTTTGACCTGGCCAAATACCATAACATCACCATTGGTACCGAGGGTTATACATACCTTGTGCAAAGGTTTTACGCCGTACAAACCACCCCATACATTGCTATTTATGATAAGTATGGTAAACTATTCCAGTCGTATCCCAAAGTGCCAAAAATTCCGGTGCTGATGGAAACGCTTAAAAAAGTATAA